The Mercurialis annua linkage group LG2, ddMerAnnu1.2, whole genome shotgun sequence genome contains a region encoding:
- the LOC126670056 gene encoding uncharacterized protein LOC126670056 isoform X2, which produces MSIKGKPKIEKKVHGSQIAFGFGAASSNIKMYGVPKGGASVNQNQGSSIGGPAYSSGFGEKEYVEPWNYYSYYPVTLPLRRPYSGDPAILDAEEFGEAFDDVEYDENSINAAADLGLMEENVEPSMLFLQLPPTVPMVKQSATAADGHNVNGGKTCKLEDSPGGYMGKMLVYKSGAVKLKLGDTLFDVSPGLDCAFAQDVAVVDTTQKHCCAVAEIDKHVIVTPNVDSIINSIADL; this is translated from the exons TGCACGGTTCCCAAATTGCATTTGGTTTTGGAGCTGCATCGTCTAACATAAAAATGTATGGTGTCCCCAAAGGTGGTGCTTCAGTTAACCAAAATCAAGGTTCATCTATCGGTG GTCCTGCTTATTCGTCAGGATTTGGAGAGAAAGAGTATGTGGAACCATGG AATTATTACAGTTATTACCCAGTCACTCTTCCTTTGAGGAGGCCATATTCAGGCGATCCAG CTATACTTGATGCGGAGGAATTTGGAGAGGCTTTCGATGATGTGGAATATGACGAAAATTCTATAAATGCAGCAGCAGATCTTGGTTTAATG GAGGAGAATGTTGAGCCAAGTATGTTGTTTCTTCAGTTACCGCCGACAGTGCCTATGGTAAAGCAATCAGCTACTGCAGCAGATGGCCATAATGTGAACGGAGGAAAGACCTGTAAATTAGAAGATTCACCAGGTGGCTACATGGGTAAAATGCTAGTTTACAAGAGTGGTGCAGTTAAGCTGAAACTTGGTGACACCCTTTTTGAT GTCTCCCCAGGTTTAGACTGTGCTTTTGCTCAAGATGTTGCAGTTGTTGATACAACGCAGAAGCACTGTTGTGCTGTTGCAGAGATTGACAAGCATGTCATAGTAACTCCTAACGTGGATTCCATTATCAATAGTATTGCTGATTTGTGA
- the LOC126670055 gene encoding cytochrome P450 CYP72A616-like — MSDLVLYSIVLSLIFLGLYGAGKIFYSIWWKPKWLERRLRQQGITGTPYKLFIGDMKPFIKMITEAWSKPINLNHQIIPRVDPFTLYVVQKYGKISMFWNGKTPRLIISDPELMKEVLSNKLGHIQKPPLTPLILILAKGLTVLEGEKWAKHRKLINPAFHLEKLKGMIPVFAISCNKMIQEWKKMINNHQETFEVDVWPEIQKLAKDIISRAAFGSNYEEGKQIFELQHELMMLTIEAMRSLYIPGFRFLPTKKNQRRKKLNIEITSLLRNMVERKNNTIRTGQSKVDDLLSLLLHSSEQSESGIGSNGLTIEEVIEECKVFYLAGQETTSSLLTWTLIVLAMHQDWQEKAREEVLHVCGKKQPDFEDLNHFKNINMILNEVLRLYPPAIALYQHAREETKIGDITIPAGVDITLPTLLIHHDPEFWGNDADEFRPERFSAGIAKASKDQLAFFPFGWGPRTCIGQNFSMLEAKTALAMILQHFSFELSPSYCHSPYTVMILQPQHGAQLIIRQI, encoded by the exons ATGAGTGACCTTGTTTTATACTCTATAGTTCTTTCTTTGATATTTCTTGGTCTATATGGAGCTGGGAAAATTTTCTACTCCATTTGGTGGAAACCAAAATGGCTAGAAAGGAGGTTGAGGCAGCAAGGTATAACCGGTACACCTTACAAGCTCTTTATTGGAGATATGAAGCCATTCATAAAGATGATAACCGAAGCATGGTCCAAACCGATTAATCTGAACCACCAGATTATTCCACGAGTTGATCCGTTTACTCTTTATGTTGTTCAGAAATATG GGAAGATATCAATGTTTTGGAATGGAAAAACACCAAGATTGATCATTTCTGATCCAGAACTAATGAAAGAAGTCTTATCCAACAAGCTAGGTCATATTCAGAAGCCACCATTAACCCCTCTAATTCTAATTCTTGCAAAAGGATTGACAGTTTTAGAGGGTGAAAAGTGGGCTAAACACAGAAAATTGATAAATCCTGCTTTCCATCTAGAGAAACTTAAA GGGATGATACCGGTATTCGCAATCAGCTGTAACAAAATGATACAAGAATGGAAGAAGATGATCAATAATCATCAAGAAACCTTTGAAGTGGATGTCTGGCCAGAAATTCAAAAATTAGCGAAGGATATCATTTCGCGGGCAGCATTCGGAAGCAATTATGAAGAAGGAAAGCAGATATTTGAACTTCAACATGAGTTAATGATGCTGACTATAGAAGCTATGCGAAGCTTGTATATTCCTGGTTTTAG ATTTCTTCCTACAAAGAAGAACCAGAGGAGAAAGAAGCTGAACATAGAGATTACATCATTGCTGAGAAATATGGTTGAGAggaaaaataatacaattagAACTGGACAATCTAAGGTTGATGACCTGCTAAGCTTACTCTTGCATTCTAGTGAACAGAGTGAAAGTGGAATTGGAAGTAATGGATTGACAATTGAGGAGGTTATAGAGGAATGCAAGGTCTTCTACCTTGCTGGCCAAGAAACAACCTCAAGCTTGCTAACATGGACATTGATAGTCTTAGCTATGCACCAAGACTGGCAAGAAAAAGCAAGAGAAGAAGTTCTACATGTTTGTGGAAAGAAACAACCTGATTTTGAAGATTTAAACCACTTCAAGAAT ATAAACATGATCTTGAATGAAGTCTTGAGGTTATATCCACCAGCAATTGCTCTATATCAACACGCTCGCGAGGAGACCAAGATAGGAGACATCACTATTCCAGCAGGTGTTGACATTACTCTACCCACATTGCTCATTCACCATGATCCTGAGTTCTGGGGTAATGATGCAGACGAATTTAGACCAGAAAGATTTTCAGCAGGAATTGCAAAGGCATCTAAAGATCAGTTAGCATTCTTTCCTTTCGGTTGGGGTCCAAGGACCTGTATTGGCCAAAACTTTTCCATGTTAGAAGCTAAGACAGCTTTGGCCATGATTCTACAACATTTCTCGTTTGAGCTTTCACCTTCATACTGTCATTCCCCGTACACAGTAATGATTCTGCAACCACAACATGGAGCTCAACTTATAATACGCCAAATATAA
- the LOC126670445 gene encoding stress-response A/B barrel domain-containing protein UP3 — protein MTTLSSARSLFSSTFSLVFSPPKHTLKNKFPSLSSIKPYSQSSIKMSSTTIEHIVLFKVKDNTDPTKINTMLTSLNALVSLDPVLHLSAGQLHRVKSSPIPFTHVLHSRYSSKDNLNAYSAHPSHVSVVKEHVLPVCDDIMAVDWIADDLDGPLVPSPCSAIRLTFLKLKENLGEEVKNEILSVIKSIKSSFGGNIIKQISCGENFSPARAKGYSIASIAVFDGLSEMETVDSNEEIVNLQKEKVRDYLESVIVIDYVVPNPQSASL, from the coding sequence ATGACAACCCTATCATCCGCGCGCTCGCTATTTTCCTCCACATTTTCCCTCGTTTTCTCACCTCCCAAACACACCCTCAAAAACAAATTCCCTTCCCTTTCCTCCATCAAACCCTACTCTCAATCCTCCATCAAAATGTCCTCCACAACGATCGAGCACATAGTCCTCTTCAAAGTCAAAGACAACACCGACCCCACAAAAATCAACACCATGCTCACTTCTCTAAACGCCCTCGTTTCACTCGACCCGGTTCTCCATCTCTCCGCGGGTCAGCTCCACCGGGTCAAGTCATCTCCGATTCCGTTCACTCACGTGCTCCACAGCCGTTACTCTTCTAAAGACAATCTCAACGCTTACTCTGCTCACCCCAGCCACGTCAGCGTTGTTAAAGAGCATGTTCTCCCTGTCTGCGATGACATCATGGCCGTCGATTGGATTGCCGATGATCTGGACGGACCATTGGTTCCGTCTCCTTGCTCTGCTATTCGtttgacctttttgaaattgaAGGAAAATTTGGGGGAGGAAGTGAAAAATGAGATTTTATCTGTTATTAAAAGCATAAAATCGAGTTTTGGAGGgaatattattaaacaaattagcTGTGGAGAGAATTTTTCACCTGCTAGAGCAAAAGGATACTCGATTGCTTCGATTGCGGTTTTTGATGGATTAAGTGAAATGGAGACTGTGGATTCTAATGAAGAAATTGTTAATTTGCAAAAGGAGAAGGTTAGGGATTACTTGGAGAGTGTTATTGTTATTGATTATGTGGTGCCAAACCCGCAATCCGCTAGTCTTTAA
- the LOC126666791 gene encoding protein ELF4-LIKE 3 encodes MEGGGTFSGMVNGTQIDGKILQTFQKNFVQVQNILDQNRLLINEINQNHESRIPDNLSRNVGLIRELNNNIRRVVDLYADLSTSFTKSMDVSSEADSSGALKSGLKRIRPA; translated from the coding sequence ATGGAGGGTGGTGGCACATTTTCTGGGATGGTGAATGGAACCCAGATAGATGGGAAGATATTGCAGACATTTCAGAAGAATTTTGTGCAGGTTCAAAACATTTTGGATCAGAATAGGCTACTGATAAATGAGATAAATCAGAATCACGAGTCAAGAATCCCTGACAATTTGAGCAGAAATGTGGGGTTGATTAGAGAGCTGAATAATAATATCAGACGAGTTGTTGACCTTTATGCCGATCTTTCTACTTCTTTCACCAAATCTATGGATGTTTCTTCTGAAGCAGATTCTAGTGGGGCTCTGAAATCTGGTCTTAAAAGAATTAGGCCTGCATAG
- the LOC126669256 gene encoding 40S ribosomal protein S3-3-like, which translates to MATTQMSKKRKFIADGVFFAELNEVLTRELAEDGYSGVEVRVTPMRTEIIIRATRTQNVLGEKGRRIRELTSVVQKRFKFPDNSVELYAEKVNNRGLCAIAQAESLRYKLLGGLAVRRACYGVLRFIMESGAKGCEVIVSGKLRAQRAKSMKFKDGYMISSGQPVKDYIDSAVRHVLLRQGVLGIKVKIMLDWDPKGKQGPTTPLPDVVIIHPAKEEEEYLRSPVMATEIEVPVA; encoded by the exons ATGGCGACAACTCAAATGAGCAAGAAGAGAAAG TTTATCGCCGACGGAGTTTTCTTCGCTGAGCTTAACGAGGTTTTGACGAGAGAGCTGGCCGAGGATGGATACTCCGGCGTTGAAGTTAGAGTCACTCCTATGCGTACTGAGATTATCATCAGAGCTACGCGTACACAAAACGTTCTCG gTGAGAAGGGTAGGAGGATTAGGGAGCTGACCTCAGTTGTGCAGAAGAGATTTAAATTTCCTGATAACAGTGTTGAGTTATATGCTGAGAAGGTCAATAACAGAGGTCTTTGCGCTATTGCTCAGGCCGAGTCTCTTCGCTACAAGCTTCTCGGGGGTCTTGCTGTTCGTAG GGCCTGCTATGGTGTATTGAGGTTTATTATGGAAAGTGGTGCCAAGGGATGTGAG GTGATTGTGAGTGGGAAGCTTAGGGCACAGCGTGCAAAATCCATGAAGTTCAAGGATGGATACATGATTTCATCTGGTCAGCCTGTTAAGGATTATATTGACTCTGCCGTGAGACATGTCCTTCTTCGACAG GGAGTCCTTGGTATCAAGGTCAAGATTATGCTCGATTGGGATCCTAAGGGTAAACAGGGCCCAACAACTCCTCTACCTGATGTGGTGATAATCCATCCTGCCAAAGAGGAAGAAGAGTACTTGCGATCCCCAGTGATGGCAACTGAGATTGAGGTTCCGGTTGCTTAA
- the LOC126669021 gene encoding replication protein A 70 kDa DNA-binding subunit A has protein sequence MRLNLTPNAISMMNGGDLNLKPLVQVLDIKQLGGAQERYRLLISDSVSTHHAMLGTQLNDLVRNSLVKKGSVIQLVEYICSDVQNRKIIVVLNLVTLESDYDTIGNPKMLADINPQKPFPSGNSVQSAWAGYNNSSGPSRGNNVQNFESPLRASNQGSSMHSFRPAMTSPNSGNNVQTYRSNFSAQNRGNNMQSFQPTVQPPYQPPPIYKNHGAIMKNEAPARIIPIAALNPYQGRWAIKARVTAKGDLRRYNNARGDGKVFSFDLLDSDGGEIRVTCFNAVVDRFHEVIEVGRVYLISKGSLKPAQKNFNHLKNEWEIFLEATSDVDLCPDEDNSIPQQQFAFKPISEIEIVENNTILDVIGIVISVNPSVPILRKNGMETQRRILNLKDASGKSIELTLWGDFCNKEGQQLQEIVDSGVFPVLAVKAAKVSDFSGKSLGTISSTQLVINPDIPEAHGLKDWFDLGGQNSASVSISRDVLPGVSKNEIRKTVSQIKHEGLGRSDKPDWVTVSARITFVKTDTFCYTACPLMIGDRQCNKKVTSSGNSRWQCDRCNQEFDECDYRYLLQVQVQDHTGLTWVTAFQESGEEILGLPAKELYQMKYELQDDTKFSDIMRSRLFQQFLLKLKIKEEMYGDEQRVKITVVKADKVNYSSESRYLLDLITKSPRY, from the exons ATGCGTTTAAATCTAACGCCAAACGCTATATCCATGATGAACGGCGGCGATTTAAACTTGAAACCGCTCGTTCAGGTTCTCGATATAAAGCAACTAGGAGGCGCGCAAGAGAGGTACCGTTTGCTTATCTCTGACTCGGTCTCCACTCATCACGCTATGCTCGGTACTCAACTCAACGACCTAGTTAGAAACAGTCTTGTTAAGAAAGGATCTGTCATTCAATTGGTCGAGTACATTTGCAGCGACGTCCAAAATCGCAA GATTATTGTGGTGTTGAACTTGGTAACTCTAGAGTCGGATTATGATACTATTGGAAATCCAAAAATGCTTGCTGATATAAATCCGCAGAAGCCATTTCCTAGTGGAAACTCTGTACAATCTGCATGGGCTGGTTATAACAATTCAAGTGGCCCTAGCCGTGGCAACAATGTTCAGAATTTTGAGTCTCCTTTGAGGGCGTCAAATCAGGGCTCTAGTATGCATAGTTTCCGACCAGCTATGACCTCTCCAAATTCTGGAAATAATGTGCAAACTTATCGGTCTAATTTCAGTGCACAAAATCGTGGGAATAATATGCAGAGTTTCCAGCCAACTGTTCAACCTCCATATCAACCACCtccaatttataaaaatcacGGTGCTATTATGAAAAATGAGGCACCAGCACGTATAATTCCTATTGCTGCTTTGAATCCTTATCAGGGGCGGTGGGCTATCAAGGCTAGGGTAACTGCAAAAGGGGATCTGCGTCGCTACAACAATGCTCGAGGAGATGGTAAAGTGTTCTCTTTTGACCTTCTTGACTCTGATGGAGGGGAAATACGGGTGACCTGTTTCAATGCTGTTGTTGACCGCTTTCATGAAGTTATTGAGGTTGGTAgagtttatttgatttcaaaaggTAGTTTAAAACCTGCACAGAAGAATTTTAACCATTTGAAGAATGAGTGGGAGATATTTTTGGAGGCCACTTCAGATGTGGATCTTTGTCCCGATGAAGACAATTCCATACCACAACAGCAGTTCGCCTTTAAACCCATTAGTGAAATTGAGATTGTAGAAAACAATACCATCCTTGATGTTATAGGTATTGTGATATCTGTTAACCCTTCAGTTCCTATCTTGAGAAAGAATGGTATGGAAACTCAGAGAAGAATTTTGAATCTGAAGGATGCGTCTGGCAAGAGCATTGAGCTGACCCTTTGGGGCGATTTCTGCAATAAGGAAGGTCAACAGCTGCAGGAGATTGTCGATTCTGGAGTTTTCCCAGTTTTAGCTGTCAAAGCAGCGAAGGTTAGCGACTTCAGTGGAAAATCACTAGGGACAATTTCTTCTACTCAGCTTGTCATTAATCCAGATATTCCTGAGGCTCATGGCCTGAAAGATTGGTTTGATCTAGGGGGACAAAACTCTGCTTCTGTGTCAATCTCCAGAGATGTTTTGCCAGGAGTATCTAAGAATGAGATACGTAAAACTGTTTCTCAAATCAAGCATGAAGGTCTCGGGAGGTCGGATAAGCCAGATTGGGTCACAGTGAGTGCGAGAATCACTTTTGTCAAAACAGATACATTCTGTTACACAGCTTGCCCATTGATGATTGGAGACAGACAATGCAACAAGAAAGTGACAAGTTCAGGAAACTCAAGATGGCAATGTGATAGATGCAATCAGGAATTTGATGAATGCGATTATCGATATCTTCTTCAGGTTCAGGTTCAAGACCATACTGGATTGACTTGGGTAACAGCTTTCCAGGAATCTGGGGAGGAGATATTGGGTTTACCAGCAAAGGAGTTATACCAGATGAAGTATGAGCTGCAGGACGATACCAAATTCTCCGATATAATGCGAAGCAGACTCTTTCAGCAATTTCTGTTGAAGCTTAAGATCAAAGAGGAAATGTACGGCGATGAACAAAGAGTAAAGATCACTGTTGTTAAGGCAGACAAAGTGAATTATTCTTCAGAGAGCAGATACCTGCTTGATTTGATTACTAAATCTCCTAGATATTGA
- the LOC126669025 gene encoding uncharacterized protein LOC126669025 translates to MASTSAISMAMPITSASQKRIPSSETFFKPLPVRQSKVLVALKSNGKFQVKASSFKEKALTGLTAAALTASMVAPEAAEAAVSPSLKNFLLSIAAGGVVLTAIIGAIIGVSNFDPVKRT, encoded by the coding sequence ATGGCCTCAACTTCAGCTATTTCAATGGCTATGCCAATAACTTCTGCTAGCCAGAAGAGAATTCCAAGTTCAGAGACTTTCTTCAAGCCATTGCCGGTGAGACAATCCAAGGTTTTGGTGGCATTGAAATCAAATGGGAAATTTCAAGTGAAAGCTTCTTCATTCAAGGAAAAGGCACTTACCGGGTTGACAGCAGCTGCACTCACTGCTTCCATGGTGGCTCCAGAGGCTGCTGAAGCTGCTGTTTCTCCATCTCTCAAGAACTTCTTGCTTAGCATTGCTGCTGGTGGCGTTGTTCTCACTGCTATTATCGGTGCTATAATTGGTGTTTCCAATTTCGACCCTGTAAAGAGGACTTGA